In the Malus domestica chromosome 16, GDT2T_hap1 genome, one interval contains:
- the LOC103425601 gene encoding ATP-dependent Clp protease proteolytic subunit 2, mitochondrial-like → MRGLISNAKLLASSRPWAPSLRSYSLIPMVIEHSSRGERAYDIFSRLLKERIICINGPINDDTSHVVVAQLLFLESENPSKPIHMYLNSPGGHVTAGLAIYDTMQYIRSPISTICLGQAASMASLLLAAGAKGERRSLPNASVMIHQPSGGYSGQAKDMTIHTKQMVRVWDSLNALYSKHTGQPVDVVEKNMDRDNFMTPEEAKAFGIIDEVIGERPMALVTDAVANEGKEKDKSSK, encoded by the exons ATGAGAGGCTTAATCTCAAACGCGAAGCTCCTGGCAAGCAGCAGGCCATGGGCCCCATCTCTGCGCAGCTACAGCTTGATTCCGATGGTCATTGAGCACTCCTCCAGAGGGGAACGCGCGTACGACATCTTCTCCCGCCTCCTCAAGGAGCGGATCATCTGCATCAACGGCCCCATCAACGACGACACCTCCCACGTCGTCGTCGCGCAGCTTCTCTTCTTGGAATCCGAGAACCCGTCCAAGCCCATCCACATGTACCTCAATTCCCCCGGTGGTCACGTCACTGCAG GTCTTGCAATTTATGATACGATGCAGTACATTCGGTCACCAATCAGTACCATTTGTTTGGGCCAAGCTGCATCAATGGCTTCTCTTCTCTTAGCTGCGGGCGCCAAGGGTGAGAGGCGGTCTCTCCCAAATGCTTCAGTTATGATTCATCAGCCTTCAGGCGGGTACAGCGGACAAGCAAAAGATATGACAATTCACACGAAGCAGATGGTTCGTGTCTGGGATTCCCTTAATGCGTTGTACTCGAAGCATACGGGGCAACCAGTAGATGTAGTTGAGAAGAATATGGACAGGGATAATTTTATGACCCCAGAAGAGGCAAAGGCATTCGGAATCATTGATGAGGTGATTGGTGAAAGACCAATGGCTCTGGTGACTGATGCTGTTGCCAATGAAGG